The following are encoded in a window of Amycolatopsis lexingtonensis genomic DNA:
- a CDS encoding tetratricopeptide repeat protein translates to MPGRLKKFDEFFQRKAAEGGNVVAMARMGSAMRERGELAEAETWFRKAAMGGDRVSMTSLAHLLAERGAREEAERWYHEAALAGDPHGMLNLARAYERQGKRDEAQHWYGEAARTGDLPSIAALGHLLREQGKGEEAESWLRQAADAGTTSAMIDLGIVLRDRGQTAEAARWWRSAAQAGDLAATCQLGRQAERLGRPGDAESWYRQGATGGNSEAIVRLGLLLHRRGDLEEAESWYLDAAERGDPAAMTNLGVLARNRGDEGEAAAWYRKAAEHGSVPALTNLGHLAEHREDFAEAEQWFRRAARTGDVQGMLSLARMLRSRGAAQEAEQWLARAEHVQDDREHHF, encoded by the coding sequence ATGCCCGGTCGGCTCAAGAAGTTCGACGAGTTCTTCCAGCGCAAAGCCGCGGAAGGCGGAAACGTCGTCGCCATGGCCAGGATGGGCTCCGCCATGCGCGAGCGCGGGGAGCTGGCCGAGGCCGAGACCTGGTTCCGCAAGGCCGCCATGGGCGGCGACCGCGTCTCGATGACGTCGCTGGCCCACCTGCTGGCCGAGCGCGGCGCCCGGGAAGAGGCCGAGCGCTGGTACCACGAAGCGGCGCTGGCCGGCGACCCGCACGGGATGCTGAACCTGGCCCGCGCGTACGAGCGGCAGGGCAAGCGCGACGAGGCCCAGCACTGGTACGGCGAGGCGGCCCGCACCGGTGACCTGCCCTCGATCGCCGCGCTCGGGCACCTGCTGCGCGAGCAGGGCAAGGGCGAGGAGGCCGAGTCGTGGCTGCGGCAGGCCGCCGACGCCGGCACCACGAGCGCGATGATCGACCTGGGCATCGTGCTGCGCGACCGCGGGCAGACCGCGGAAGCCGCCCGCTGGTGGCGCTCGGCCGCGCAGGCCGGCGACCTCGCCGCCACCTGCCAGCTCGGCAGGCAGGCCGAACGGCTCGGCAGGCCGGGTGACGCCGAGTCGTGGTACCGCCAGGGCGCGACCGGCGGGAACAGCGAGGCGATCGTCCGGCTGGGCCTGCTCCTGCACCGCCGCGGCGACCTCGAGGAGGCGGAAAGCTGGTACCTCGACGCCGCCGAGCGCGGCGACCCGGCGGCGATGACGAACCTCGGCGTGCTGGCCCGCAACCGCGGCGACGAGGGCGAAGCCGCCGCCTGGTACCGCAAGGCCGCCGAGCACGGCAGCGTCCCGGCGCTCACCAACCTCGGCCACCTCGCCGAGCACCGCGAGGACTTCGCGGAGGCCGAGCAGTGGTTCCGCCGCGCCGCCCGGACCGGGGACGTCCAGGGCATGCTGAGCCTGGCGCGGATGCTGCGCTCGCGCGGCGCCGCCCAGGAGGCGGAACAGTGGCTGGCCCGGGCGGAGCACGTCCAGGACGACCGCGAGCACCACTTTTGA
- a CDS encoding HNH endonuclease family protein, giving the protein MAARSFRLSVTQRILLVVAILAVALFGYWVTSRGAGATPPSTAGPVPVSAADAQKQLDELTIAARTSMDGYSREKFKHWDSQGAGCDTREVVLKRDGKDVKTDKDCKATAGTWTSIYDGDTWTKPTDVDIDHMVPLGQAWVSGAKTWTAEKREQFANDLTRPQLFAVTDNVNQQKSDKAPDQWKPPLVSFWCTYATDWIVVKHYYALTITQGEKTALTDMLRRC; this is encoded by the coding sequence TTGGCGGCCCGCAGTTTTCGGCTCAGCGTGACGCAACGGATCCTGCTGGTAGTCGCGATCCTCGCGGTCGCCCTGTTCGGGTACTGGGTGACGAGCAGAGGGGCGGGTGCGACCCCGCCGTCCACCGCGGGCCCGGTGCCGGTCAGCGCCGCCGACGCGCAGAAGCAGCTCGACGAGCTGACGATCGCCGCGCGGACGTCGATGGACGGCTACTCGCGCGAGAAGTTCAAGCACTGGGACAGCCAGGGCGCCGGCTGCGACACCCGCGAGGTCGTGCTCAAGCGCGACGGCAAGGACGTCAAGACCGACAAGGACTGCAAGGCGACGGCCGGGACGTGGACCAGCATCTACGACGGCGACACGTGGACGAAGCCGACCGACGTCGACATCGACCACATGGTCCCGCTCGGCCAGGCGTGGGTGAGCGGCGCGAAGACGTGGACGGCCGAGAAGCGCGAGCAGTTCGCCAACGACCTGACCCGGCCGCAGCTGTTCGCCGTCACCGACAACGTGAACCAGCAGAAGAGCGACAAGGCGCCCGACCAGTGGAAACCGCCGCTGGTGTCGTTCTGGTGCACCTACGCGACCGACTGGATCGTGGTGAAGCACTACTACGCCCTGACGATCACGCAGGGGGAGAAAACGGCCTTGACGGACATGTTGCGCCGCTGCTGA
- a CDS encoding HypC/HybG/HupF family hydrogenase formation chaperone — MCLGIPGEVIEISEERPDLAKVSVSGVKRTINIGLLEDDPPKPGEWVLIHVGFALSKIDEAEAAAALEFLESIGKAYEDEMAALLESRIE; from the coding sequence GTGTGCCTCGGCATTCCCGGTGAAGTCATCGAGATCAGCGAAGAGCGTCCCGACCTCGCGAAGGTGTCCGTGAGCGGAGTCAAACGCACCATCAACATCGGCCTGCTCGAAGACGATCCGCCGAAGCCCGGCGAGTGGGTCCTCATCCACGTCGGCTTCGCACTGTCCAAAATAGACGAAGCCGAGGCCGCGGCCGCCCTCGAATTCCTCGAAAGCATCGGCAAGGCGTACGAGGACGAAATGGCCGCGCTGCTGGAATCCCGGATCGAGTAG
- a CDS encoding hydrogenase expression protein HypE — protein sequence MTHAQQEEQPIHILWINAGLSCDGDSVALTAATQPSIEEIVLGALPGLPKIAVHWPLIDFECGPDKGADTFIEWFHKADRGELEPFVLVVEGSIPNESIKEEGYWCGFGNNPETGQPMTTSEWLDRLAPKALAVLAAGTCATYGGIHAMQGNPTGAMGVPDYLGWNWKSGAGIPIVCVPGCPTHPDNLSETITYLLYQAAGQAPMIPLDDHLRPQWLFGATVHEGCDRGGYYEQGQFATEYGSPKCLVKLGCWGPVVKCNVPKRGWINGVGGCPNVGGICIGCTMPGFPDKFMPFMDEPPGAQVSSFAASTYGSVIRRLRKITERKADKEPKWRHKGGKLDTGYQAGTRS from the coding sequence GTGACGCACGCGCAGCAAGAAGAGCAGCCCATCCACATCCTCTGGATCAACGCCGGCCTGTCCTGCGACGGCGACTCCGTCGCACTGACCGCCGCCACGCAACCGAGCATCGAGGAAATCGTCCTCGGTGCCTTGCCCGGCCTGCCCAAGATCGCGGTCCACTGGCCGTTGATCGACTTCGAATGCGGCCCCGACAAGGGGGCCGACACGTTCATCGAGTGGTTCCACAAAGCCGACCGCGGCGAGCTGGAGCCGTTCGTGCTGGTCGTCGAGGGCTCGATCCCCAACGAGTCGATCAAAGAGGAGGGCTACTGGTGCGGGTTCGGGAACAACCCCGAAACCGGCCAGCCGATGACGACCAGCGAGTGGCTGGACCGCCTGGCGCCCAAAGCGCTGGCCGTGCTCGCCGCCGGAACCTGCGCCACCTACGGCGGCATCCACGCGATGCAGGGCAACCCGACCGGCGCCATGGGCGTGCCCGACTACCTGGGCTGGAACTGGAAGTCCGGGGCCGGCATCCCGATCGTCTGCGTGCCCGGCTGCCCGACCCACCCGGACAACCTGTCCGAGACCATCACCTACCTGCTCTACCAGGCCGCCGGGCAGGCGCCGATGATCCCGCTCGACGACCACCTGCGGCCGCAGTGGCTCTTCGGCGCGACCGTGCACGAGGGCTGCGACCGCGGCGGCTACTACGAGCAGGGCCAGTTCGCCACGGAGTACGGCTCCCCGAAGTGCCTGGTGAAGCTGGGCTGCTGGGGCCCGGTCGTGAAGTGCAACGTGCCCAAGCGCGGCTGGATCAACGGCGTCGGCGGCTGCCCGAACGTCGGCGGCATCTGCATCGGCTGCACCATGCCGGGCTTCCCGGACAAGTTCATGCCGTTCATGGACGAGCCACCCGGTGCGCAGGTGTCCTCCTTCGCCGCCAGCACGTACGGGTCGGTGATCCGCCGCCTGCGGAAGATCACCGAACGCAAGGCCGACAAAGAGCCCAAGTGGCGGCACAAGGGCGGCAAGCTCGACACCGGCTACCAGGCAGGGACGCGGTCATGA
- a CDS encoding DUF5947 family protein translates to MTGGLRRFRTRAPRAAPGEKCELCAEPIGAEHGHVIDLESRTILCACRGCYLLFTHRGAGGKRHRAVPDRVRHLPRFEPGAALWASAGIPVRTAFLFRNSVQDRVVAFYPSPAGATESLLPLGTGDDLLADVADDVEALLVNQLDDDFEGFLVPIDVCYELVGLVRTTWRGFDGGTEAHEAIDGFFARLRERGDG, encoded by the coding sequence GTGACCGGCGGCCTGCGCAGGTTCCGCACCCGCGCCCCGCGCGCCGCGCCCGGCGAGAAGTGCGAGCTGTGCGCGGAACCGATCGGTGCCGAGCACGGGCACGTCATCGACCTCGAGTCCCGGACGATCCTGTGCGCCTGCCGGGGCTGCTACCTGCTCTTCACCCACCGCGGCGCGGGCGGCAAGCGGCACCGCGCGGTGCCGGACCGCGTCCGGCACCTCCCGCGCTTCGAGCCGGGCGCCGCGCTGTGGGCGTCGGCCGGCATCCCGGTCCGGACGGCGTTCTTGTTCCGGAACTCGGTGCAGGACCGCGTCGTCGCGTTCTACCCGAGTCCGGCGGGTGCGACGGAGTCCCTGCTGCCGCTGGGCACGGGCGACGACCTGCTCGCCGACGTCGCCGACGACGTCGAAGCACTCCTGGTCAACCAGCTCGACGACGACTTCGAGGGGTTCCTGGTGCCGATCGACGTCTGCTACGAGCTGGTCGGGCTCGTCCGGACGACCTGGCGCGGCTTCGACGGCGGCACCGAAGCCCATGAGGCCATCGACGGGTTCTTCGCTCGGTTGCGGGAGCGCGGCGATGGCTGA
- a CDS encoding DUF6084 family protein has product MAELTFDCIDVRPLKYAASPTLAFKLRISELSGQPVHAMVLRVQIRIEPQRRRYADDESELLTHLFGDRSRWGETLKPFQFTTVSVTVPGFTGATEVDAEVPCTYDLEVAAGKYFHALSEGVVPMVLLFSGTVFGKGGPGFWVEQVPWHTQAECRMPVAVWDELMTRYFPNAAWIKLPRETVDALLKYKARHAIPTWEAAIDKLLAGEP; this is encoded by the coding sequence ATGGCTGAGCTGACCTTCGACTGCATCGACGTCCGGCCGCTGAAGTACGCCGCCTCCCCCACACTCGCGTTCAAACTGCGGATCTCCGAGCTGAGCGGGCAGCCCGTGCACGCGATGGTGCTGCGCGTCCAGATCCGCATCGAGCCGCAGCGCCGCCGGTACGCCGACGACGAGTCGGAGCTGCTCACCCACCTCTTCGGCGACCGGTCCCGGTGGGGCGAGACGCTGAAGCCGTTCCAGTTCACGACCGTGTCGGTGACCGTGCCGGGGTTCACCGGTGCCACCGAGGTCGACGCCGAAGTGCCGTGCACCTACGACCTCGAAGTCGCGGCGGGCAAGTACTTCCACGCGCTGTCCGAGGGCGTCGTGCCGATGGTGCTGCTGTTCAGCGGGACCGTGTTCGGCAAGGGCGGGCCGGGGTTCTGGGTCGAGCAGGTGCCGTGGCACACGCAGGCCGAGTGCCGGATGCCGGTGGCCGTCTGGGACGAGCTGATGACCCGCTACTTCCCGAACGCCGCGTGGATCAAGCTGCCGCGCGAGACGGTCGACGCGCTGCTCAAGTACAAGGCGCGGCACGCGATCCCGACCTGGGAAGCCGCGATCGACAAGCTGCTGGCCGGTGAACCGTGA
- a CDS encoding HypC/HybG/HupF family hydrogenase formation chaperone, with protein sequence MNADGADRPAGPVCHDGVCITCSDTAVEVTVVELLEDELAVVDTGSTREEVSVALVEAGVGDRILVHAGEAIARLEKR encoded by the coding sequence GTGAACGCCGATGGCGCCGACAGACCGGCCGGCCCCGTCTGCCACGACGGGGTGTGCATCACCTGCTCCGACACCGCGGTCGAGGTGACCGTGGTCGAGCTCCTCGAAGACGAGCTCGCTGTCGTGGACACCGGTTCCACGCGGGAAGAGGTCAGTGTGGCGCTGGTCGAGGCCGGCGTCGGCGACCGCATCCTCGTGCACGCCGGAGAAGCCATCGCACGCTTGGAAAAGCGCTAG
- a CDS encoding D-sedoheptulose-7-phosphate isomerase, whose product MSWSPNHPDSVDTLFERRKAPVLALADDAGTVAAACLGMARRFHRGGKLVVFGNGGPSTDAQHVAVEFVHPVIVGKRALPALSLTADVATVTGVASRAGLDDIFAHQLRIIGDPADIALGISTDGACANVRRALETARDLGMLTVALTGGDGGAIAATPGLDHVLVARSTDPRVVKEVHVTTYHVLWELVHVFFEQPGLLEVAS is encoded by the coding sequence ATGTCGTGGTCACCGAATCACCCGGACTCCGTCGATACCCTCTTCGAGCGCCGGAAGGCCCCGGTGCTCGCCCTGGCCGACGACGCCGGGACGGTCGCGGCGGCGTGCCTCGGCATGGCCCGGCGCTTCCACCGCGGTGGCAAGCTCGTGGTCTTCGGCAACGGCGGCCCCAGCACCGACGCCCAGCACGTCGCGGTGGAGTTCGTCCACCCGGTGATCGTCGGCAAGCGCGCGCTGCCCGCGCTCTCGCTGACCGCGGACGTCGCGACGGTCACCGGCGTCGCCAGCCGCGCCGGCCTCGACGACATCTTCGCCCACCAGCTGCGGATCATCGGCGACCCGGCCGACATCGCGCTCGGCATCTCCACCGACGGCGCGTGCGCGAACGTCCGGCGTGCCCTCGAGACCGCCCGGGACCTCGGCATGCTCACCGTCGCGCTGACCGGCGGCGACGGCGGGGCGATCGCCGCGACACCCGGTCTCGACCACGTCCTCGTCGCCCGCTCGACCGACCCGCGCGTAGTCAAGGAGGTCCACGTGACCACGTACCACGTCCTGTGGGAACTGGTGCACGTCTTCTTCGAGCAACCCGGTCTGCTGGAGGTGGCGTCGTGA
- a CDS encoding hydrogenase maturation protease — MRPRVLVAGIGNIFLGDDGFGVEVIKELEQADLPPWVQIADYGIAGMHLAYDLMGGYDTTILLDATPHGRPPGTLSLIEADTEDLAASASIDAHGMRPDAVFRLLRLLGGDAGRVLLVGCEPACLDEGIGLSPEVTAAVPAAVRAVTELAWGTSPQLQTTEV; from the coding sequence ATGAGGCCACGAGTACTGGTCGCCGGCATCGGCAACATCTTCCTGGGCGACGACGGTTTCGGCGTCGAAGTCATCAAGGAGCTGGAGCAGGCCGATCTGCCGCCCTGGGTGCAGATCGCCGACTACGGCATCGCCGGCATGCACCTCGCCTACGACCTGATGGGCGGCTACGACACGACGATCCTGCTCGACGCGACCCCGCACGGCCGCCCGCCCGGCACGCTCTCGCTGATCGAAGCCGACACCGAGGACCTGGCGGCGTCGGCGTCGATCGACGCGCACGGCATGCGGCCGGACGCGGTGTTCCGGCTGCTCAGGTTGCTCGGCGGCGACGCCGGGCGCGTGCTGCTCGTCGGCTGCGAACCGGCGTGCCTCGACGAAGGGATCGGGTTGTCGCCCGAAGTGACCGCGGCCGTCCCGGCGGCCGTCCGTGCGGTCACCGAACTCGCCTGGGGAACCAGTCCGCAGCTGCAAACCACGGAGGTCTGA
- a CDS encoding D-sedoheptulose-7-phosphate isomerase — protein MTREHPVPDGLEALYPFLYSGASDLDAVLRQVEQSTVDKVREIVALRDEVLAADRDRLFACAQDLARAFRGGGRLLAFGNGGSSTDAQDLASLFLSPAGDARPLPAFGLTNDIAVVTALSNDIGFDVVFARQIGAFGRPGDIAVGLSTSGNSANLVRAFDEAARHGMVTVGIAGYDGGKMAELDSIDHLFVVPSPSVHRIQEAQTTLYHALWELTLGALDDPGGAHP, from the coding sequence ATGACGCGGGAACACCCCGTCCCCGACGGCCTCGAGGCGCTGTACCCGTTCCTGTACTCGGGTGCGAGCGACCTCGACGCCGTCCTCCGCCAGGTCGAACAGTCCACTGTGGACAAGGTGCGCGAGATCGTCGCCCTCCGCGATGAGGTGCTCGCCGCCGACCGCGACCGGCTGTTCGCGTGCGCCCAGGACCTGGCGCGCGCGTTCCGCGGCGGCGGCCGGCTGCTCGCCTTCGGCAACGGCGGGAGCTCGACCGACGCCCAGGACCTCGCCAGCCTCTTCCTCAGCCCGGCCGGCGACGCGCGGCCGTTGCCCGCCTTCGGGCTGACGAACGACATCGCGGTGGTGACGGCCCTGTCCAACGACATCGGGTTCGACGTCGTGTTCGCCCGGCAGATCGGCGCGTTCGGCCGGCCCGGCGACATCGCGGTGGGCCTGTCCACCAGCGGGAACTCCGCGAACCTGGTGCGCGCCTTCGATGAAGCCGCCCGGCACGGCATGGTGACCGTCGGCATCGCCGGCTACGACGGGGGCAAGATGGCCGAGCTGGACAGCATCGACCACCTCTTCGTCGTCCCGTCCCCTTCCGTGCACCGCATCCAGGAAGCCCAGACGACCCTCTACCACGCGCTGTGGGAGCTGACCCTCGGCGCGCTCGACGACCCCGGGGGTGCACACCCGTGA
- a CDS encoding nickel-dependent hydrogenase large subunit, translated as MTEMKDKTGLVEMAWDPITRIVGSLGIYTKIDWAQKKVVECHSTSSVFRGYSIFMKGKDPRDAHFITSRICGICGDNHATCSVYAQNMAYGVRPPHLGEWILNLGEAAEYMFDHNIFQENLVGVDYCEKMVAETNPGVLELANRTEAPHARDHGYRTIGDIMRSLNPLEGEFYREALQVSRSTREMFCLMEGRHVHPSTLYPGGVGTVATVQLFTDYLTRLMRYVEFMKRCLPMHDDLFDFFYEALPGYEEVGRRRILLGCWGSLNDPEHCDFSYENMESWGRKMFVTPGIVVDGKLVTTSLLDINLGIRILLGSSFYEDWADQPMFVTHDPLGNPVDQRHPWNQHTIPRPAKRDFDGKYSWTMSPRWFDGKDHLALDTGGGPIARLWVTALAGLVDTPYVKSTGHSVTITLPRTATKPEVGFEWKIPQWSNALERNRARTYFQAYAAAMALHFAEQALGEVRQGNTKTWEPFKVPEEGVSCGFTEAVRGVLSHHMVIKGGKIANYHPYPPTPWNGSVRDSFGTPGPYEDAVQNTPIFEENTQENFKGIDIMRAVRSFDPCLPCGVHMYTGKGKVLERLHTPHAFGGELG; from the coding sequence ATGACGGAGATGAAGGACAAGACCGGCCTCGTCGAGATGGCGTGGGACCCGATCACCCGGATCGTCGGCAGCCTCGGGATCTACACGAAGATCGACTGGGCGCAGAAGAAGGTCGTGGAGTGCCACAGCACGTCGTCGGTCTTCCGCGGCTACAGCATCTTCATGAAGGGCAAGGACCCGCGCGACGCGCACTTCATCACCAGCCGGATCTGCGGGATCTGCGGCGACAACCACGCGACTTGCTCGGTGTACGCGCAGAACATGGCCTACGGCGTCCGCCCGCCGCACCTCGGAGAGTGGATCCTCAACCTCGGCGAGGCCGCCGAGTACATGTTCGACCACAACATCTTCCAGGAGAACCTGGTCGGGGTCGACTACTGCGAGAAGATGGTCGCCGAGACCAACCCCGGTGTCCTGGAGCTGGCCAACCGCACCGAAGCACCGCACGCGCGCGACCACGGGTACCGGACCATCGGCGACATCATGCGCTCGCTCAACCCGCTCGAGGGCGAGTTCTACCGCGAGGCCCTGCAGGTCTCCCGGAGCACGCGCGAGATGTTCTGCCTGATGGAGGGCAGGCACGTCCACCCGTCCACGTTGTACCCCGGCGGCGTCGGCACGGTCGCCACCGTGCAGCTGTTCACCGACTACCTGACCCGGCTGATGCGCTACGTCGAGTTCATGAAGCGCTGCCTGCCGATGCACGACGACCTCTTCGACTTCTTCTACGAGGCCCTGCCCGGCTACGAAGAGGTCGGGCGGCGCCGGATCCTGCTCGGCTGCTGGGGCAGCCTCAACGACCCCGAGCACTGCGACTTCAGCTACGAGAACATGGAGTCCTGGGGCCGCAAGATGTTCGTGACGCCGGGCATCGTCGTCGACGGCAAGCTCGTCACCACCAGCCTGCTCGACATCAACCTCGGCATCCGGATCCTGCTCGGCAGCTCGTTCTACGAGGACTGGGCCGACCAGCCGATGTTCGTCACGCACGACCCGCTCGGCAACCCGGTCGACCAGCGCCACCCCTGGAACCAGCACACGATCCCGCGGCCGGCGAAGCGCGACTTCGACGGCAAGTACTCGTGGACGATGTCGCCGCGCTGGTTCGACGGCAAGGACCACCTGGCCCTCGACACCGGCGGCGGCCCGATCGCCCGGCTGTGGGTGACCGCGCTGGCCGGCCTCGTCGACACGCCGTACGTGAAGTCGACCGGGCACAGCGTGACGATCACCCTGCCGCGCACGGCGACCAAGCCCGAGGTCGGCTTCGAGTGGAAGATCCCGCAGTGGAGCAACGCGCTCGAACGCAACCGCGCGCGGACGTACTTCCAGGCGTACGCGGCCGCGATGGCGCTGCACTTCGCCGAGCAGGCCCTCGGTGAGGTCCGCCAGGGCAACACGAAGACGTGGGAGCCCTTCAAGGTTCCCGAGGAGGGCGTGAGCTGCGGCTTCACCGAAGCGGTGCGCGGCGTGCTGTCGCACCACATGGTGATCAAGGGCGGCAAGATCGCGAACTACCACCCGTACCCGCCGACGCCGTGGAACGGCAGCGTGCGCGACAGCTTCGGCACGCCGGGGCCGTACGAGGACGCCGTGCAGAACACGCCGATCTTCGAGGAGAACACGCAGGAGAACTTCAAGGGCATCGACATCATGCGCGCGGTCCGCAGCTTCGACCCGTGCCTGCCCTGCGGCGTCCACATGTACACCGGCAAGGGCAAGGTCCTGGAACGGCTGCACACCCCGCACGCGTTCGGCGGGGAGCTCGGCTGA
- the hypD gene encoding hydrogenase formation protein HypD, with protein sequence MRFVDEFRDADKARALSAKITSLCEPGRQYKFMEVCGGHTHTIYKHGLEDYLPESVTLVHGPGCPVCVIPMGRIDDAIHIARQPGVLMTSFGDMMRVPGSGGNFFDSNAEGTNIRMVYSPLDSLKIARQHPDLRVVFMAIGFETTTPSTAMTLLRAAAEGIENFSVFGNHVTIIPAIKAILDSPDLRLDGFIGPGHVSTVIGCRPYEFIARDYGKPVVVAGFEPLDILQSIYMLMLQLSEKRSEVENQYSRVVPWNGNLVALKAINEVMELRPYFEWRGLGFITHSAMAIREKYAKFDAERIFEIPGLRVADPKACQCGEVLKGVLKPWECKVFGTACTPETPIGTCMVSPEGACAAYYNFGRFSRQRVREASRT encoded by the coding sequence ATGCGTTTCGTCGACGAGTTCCGCGACGCGGACAAGGCGCGGGCACTGTCCGCGAAGATCACGTCGTTGTGCGAGCCGGGCCGGCAGTACAAGTTCATGGAGGTCTGCGGCGGCCACACGCACACCATCTACAAGCACGGCCTCGAGGACTACCTGCCCGAGAGCGTCACGCTGGTGCACGGGCCGGGCTGTCCGGTGTGCGTGATCCCGATGGGCCGCATCGACGACGCCATCCACATCGCCCGGCAGCCCGGCGTGCTCATGACGTCGTTCGGCGACATGATGCGCGTCCCCGGCTCCGGCGGGAACTTCTTCGACTCCAACGCCGAGGGCACGAACATCCGGATGGTCTACTCGCCGCTCGACTCGCTGAAGATCGCGCGGCAGCACCCGGACCTGCGCGTGGTGTTCATGGCGATCGGGTTCGAGACGACCACGCCGTCCACCGCGATGACGCTGCTGCGCGCGGCCGCCGAAGGCATCGAGAACTTCTCCGTGTTCGGCAACCACGTCACGATCATCCCGGCCATCAAGGCCATCCTCGACTCCCCCGACCTGCGGCTCGACGGCTTCATCGGCCCGGGCCACGTGTCCACGGTGATCGGCTGCCGGCCGTACGAGTTCATCGCCCGCGACTACGGCAAGCCCGTGGTGGTCGCCGGGTTCGAGCCGCTGGACATCCTGCAGTCGATCTACATGTTGATGCTGCAGCTCTCCGAGAAGCGGTCCGAGGTCGAGAACCAGTACTCGCGGGTCGTGCCCTGGAACGGCAACCTCGTCGCGCTGAAGGCGATCAACGAGGTGATGGAGCTGCGGCCGTACTTCGAGTGGCGCGGCCTGGGGTTCATCACGCACTCGGCGATGGCGATCCGCGAGAAGTACGCGAAGTTCGACGCCGAGCGGATCTTCGAGATCCCCGGCTTGCGCGTCGCCGACCCGAAGGCGTGCCAGTGCGGCGAAGTGCTCAAGGGCGTGCTGAAGCCGTGGGAGTGCAAGGTGTTCGGCACCGCGTGCACCCCGGAAACGCCGATCGGGACGTGCATGGTCTCGCCCGAGGGCGCCTGCGCGGCGTACTACAACTTCGGCCGGTTCAGCCGGCAGCGCGTCCGGGAGGCGAGCCGCACATGA
- a CDS encoding NifU family protein, whose protein sequence is MTEVDRVGERIEQLLGEFSGPEAELAEELVHTLLEFYGAGLARIVEAVDRPLLDRLLEDDHVRGLLVLHDLHPRSTHERVAEALDEVRPYLGSHAGDVEFVGIDDGVLRLRLQGSCDGCPSSTVTAKYAIERVVRAAAPEISDVVVEGVAEEAGPGGRPLLPLCPVEVP, encoded by the coding sequence ATGACCGAAGTCGACCGGGTCGGCGAGCGCATCGAGCAGCTGCTGGGCGAGTTCTCCGGCCCGGAGGCCGAGCTCGCCGAGGAACTCGTCCACACGCTGCTCGAGTTCTACGGCGCCGGGCTGGCCCGGATCGTCGAAGCCGTCGACCGGCCGTTGCTCGACCGCCTCCTCGAGGACGACCACGTCCGCGGCCTGCTCGTGCTGCACGACCTGCACCCCCGATCGACGCACGAGCGGGTCGCCGAAGCGCTCGACGAGGTGCGGCCGTACCTGGGTTCGCACGCCGGCGACGTCGAGTTCGTCGGGATCGACGACGGCGTCCTCCGGCTGCGGCTGCAGGGGAGCTGTGACGGCTGCCCGTCCTCGACGGTCACCGCGAAGTACGCCATCGAGCGCGTGGTCCGGGCGGCGGCACCGGAGATCTCCGACGTCGTCGTCGAAGGGGTGGCCGAAGAAGCCGGTCCGGGCGGCCGTCCCCTGCTGCCCCTGTGTCCCGTGGAGGTCCCGTGA